A stretch of DNA from Deltaproteobacteria bacterium:
CGGCACCCACTGGCGGATCGGGACGGCGGGAAGGACGCGATCGACGAGGTGCGCCGCACGCTCGGCCATCCGCCGGCCGCCGCAACTGGGACAGACGGCGCGGGCCTTGCACGAAAACGGCACGAGCGTGTGGGCGTGACAACCCTGACACTGAAACCTCGCGAAGCCTCGCGACCACACGCCACAGCCCAAGAAGCCGCGGAACTCCTGCTCGAGGAACGCGGGGAGTCCGGCGGGATCGGCGCGGGCGGTCGTGGTGAGGAAGGTTTCCAGATTTTCGCGCACCACCTGATGGAGCACGGTGCCTTTCGCGTCGCGGGACGTGTACCCGAGGGACGCGACGGGGGCGCGGCGTGCGTTGCAGGCGGCGGTCTCGCAAGCCACGGCCGAGCGCATGGCAGGCGCGGGCGTTGTCGGCATCGCTCCGAGTAGGTAGTCGCCGAGCTTCCGGGGGTCGTGGCGCGGGCGCGTCCGTCAACGGATGGCCACCACCGGGTGGCGTCGACTTCGCGACAGGGGAGGGCGCGTGTTCCTCTTGGTTGGTCCCGTTCATCACGCGGCCTGCTTAACGGTGAGAACTACACGGAAAGGCTGACGGAGGAGAGGCCATAGCTACTGGGAGCGGCCGCCCGCGGTGGTGCGCGGGGCGGCGACCCGTATAATCCCGTCATCGTGGAGCGCCGGAAGGAATCGTTTCGCCTGGTCGCCGACATCACGCCGCAGGGCGACCAGCCCGAGGCGATCGGGCGACTCCTCCGCGGCCTTGCCGACGGCATCGACGCCCAGACCCTCCTCGGCGTCACCGGCTCGGGGAAGACCTTCACGATGGCGCACGTGATCGCCGCGGCGAACCGTCCGACGCTCGTCATCGCCCCCAACAAGACGCTCGCGGCGCAGCTCTATCACGAGCTGCAGGCGATCTTCCCGGAAAACGCCGTCCGCTACTTCGTCAGCTACTACGACTACTACCAGCCCGAAGCCTACGTTCCGAGCACCGACACCTTCATCGAGAAGGACGCCTCGATCAACGACGAGATCGACAAGATGCGCCATTCCGCCACCAAGGCGCTGCTCGAGCGCACCGACGTGATCATCGTCGCGAGCGTCTCCTGCATCTACGGCCTCGGCTCGCCGACTGAATATTTCGAGAACCTGCTCTTCCTGGAGCGCGGCGCCGAGACGGACCGCGACCAGATGCTGCGGAAGCTCGTCGACATCCAGTACGAGCGGAACGACGTCGACTTCCACCGCGGCACCTTCCGCGTGCGCGGCGACGTCGTCGAGATCTTCCCGGCCTACGAGGAGGCGAGGGCGCTCCGGGTCGAGCTCTTCGGCGACACGATCGAGGCCATCACCGAGATCGATCCGCTGCGCGGCAAGGCCCAGCGGAGCCTCGCGCGCGTGGCGATCTACCCTGCGAGCCACTACGTCACGAGCGAGCCGCGTCTCAAGGTCGCGATCGAGTCGATCCGGACCGAGCTCCAGGAGCGCCTGACGGAGCTGCGGGTGCAGCACAAGCTGCTCGAGCACCAGCGCCTCGAGCAGCGCACGCTCTACGACCTCGAGATGCTCGCCGAGATGGGGTTCTGCCACGGCATCGAGAACTACTCGCGCCATCTCGACGGCCGCAGGCCCGGCGATCCTCCGGCGACGCTCATCAGCTACTTCCCCTCCGACTTCCTCCTCATCATCGACGAAAGCCACGTGACGGTGCCGCAGATCGGCGGCATGTACCGAGGCGACCGCGCCCGCAAAGAGACGCTCGTCGAGTTCGGATTCCGCCTGCCGTCGGCGCTCGACAACCGGCCGCTCGACTTCCGGGAGTTCGAGGGCCGCGTCGGGCAAACCATCTTCGTCTCCGCCACCCCGGGCCCCTACGAGCTCGAGCGCAGCGGCGGAACGGTGGTGGAGCAGATCATCCGGCCGACCGGCCTCGTCGACCCCGAGGTGAGCGTGCGCCCCGCGCGCGACCAGGTGGACGATCTGCTGGAGGAGATCCGTCGCCGCGTCGAGGCCGACGAGCGCGTG
This window harbors:
- the uvrB gene encoding excinuclease ABC subunit UvrB, encoding MERRKESFRLVADITPQGDQPEAIGRLLRGLADGIDAQTLLGVTGSGKTFTMAHVIAAANRPTLVIAPNKTLAAQLYHELQAIFPENAVRYFVSYYDYYQPEAYVPSTDTFIEKDASINDEIDKMRHSATKALLERTDVIIVASVSCIYGLGSPTEYFENLLFLERGAETDRDQMLRKLVDIQYERNDVDFHRGTFRVRGDVVEIFPAYEEARALRVELFGDTIEAITEIDPLRGKAQRSLARVAIYPASHYVTSEPRLKVAIESIRTELQERLTELRVQHKLLEHQRLEQRTLYDLEMLAEMGFCHGIENYSRHLDGRRPGDPPATLISYFPSDFLLIIDESHVTVPQIGGMYRGDRARKETLVEFGFRLPSALDNRPLDFREFEGRVGQTIFVSATPGPYELERSGGTVVEQIIRPTGLVDPEVSVRPARDQVDDLLEEIRRRVEADERVLVTTLTKKMAEDLTDYFQDVGIKVRYIHSDVETIERVEIIRDLRRGVFDVLVGINLLREGLDIPEVSLVAILDADKEGYLRSSRSLIQTIGRAARNVHGTVLMYADTVTASMRTALDETTRRRGLQQRYNEEHGITPQTIRKAISGPLVAIEDADYLETTELLGDDAGGEDWPPPDEIPAAIDRLKKEMRRAATALEFERAADLRDRIRALERHRLGLDAARA
- a CDS encoding transposase zinc-binding domain-containing protein → MRSAVACETAACNARRAPVASLGYTSRDAKGTVLHQVVRENLETFLTTTARADPAGLPAFLEQEFRGFLGCGVWSRGFARFQCQGCHAHTLVPFSCKARAVCPSCGGRRMAERAAHLVDRVLPAVPIRQWVP